The Ruficoccus amylovorans genome has a segment encoding these proteins:
- a CDS encoding metallophosphoesterase, translating to MNAVSRQAAPTEGDLYAQLGSRLGEALLERRLRAQQELEAHLAVQGEGFFRLERHIRLEGLITVIFKMTGLYGRGYRNYLKIRLIENRVVLPRLPAAFEGFRILHLADLHTDLDPALPDAVIAALAGVEYDLCVNTGDFRNRTRDCHRASMEQTARIYRHLPGPKAGVLGNHDFIEKVPDLEAMGIRVLLNEALPLERSGQTLWLAGVDDPYFYQTHDLARALREVPPTACKLLLSHSPQTYREAEGLGVDLMLSGHTHGGQFCLPGGRALITHCPAPRALVAGDWTYGRMRGYTSRGTGAGCVPLRLNCPAEVTLHTLTRHA from the coding sequence ATGAATGCAGTTTCCCGGCAAGCGGCCCCGACGGAGGGTGATCTTTACGCGCAACTCGGTTCGCGCCTGGGTGAAGCGCTACTCGAACGCCGCCTGCGCGCCCAGCAGGAGTTGGAGGCACACCTGGCCGTCCAGGGGGAGGGCTTTTTTCGGTTGGAGCGTCACATCCGGCTGGAAGGGCTCATCACCGTTATTTTCAAAATGACCGGCCTCTACGGGCGCGGCTACCGCAACTACTTAAAAATCCGCCTCATAGAGAACCGTGTCGTGCTGCCGCGCCTGCCGGCAGCATTCGAGGGCTTCCGCATCCTCCACCTGGCCGACCTGCACACCGACCTCGACCCGGCGCTGCCCGATGCGGTCATTGCCGCGCTGGCGGGTGTCGAGTACGACCTGTGCGTGAATACCGGCGACTTCCGCAACCGGACCCGCGACTGCCACCGCGCCTCGATGGAGCAAACGGCGCGGATTTACCGTCACCTGCCCGGCCCCAAGGCGGGCGTGCTGGGCAACCACGATTTTATCGAAAAAGTCCCCGACCTGGAAGCAATGGGCATCCGCGTCCTGCTCAACGAGGCCCTCCCCCTCGAACGCAGCGGCCAAACCCTCTGGCTGGCCGGGGTGGACGACCCGTATTTTTACCAGACCCACGACCTCGCCCGCGCCCTGCGGGAGGTACCCCCGACCGCTTGCAAGTTGCTCCTCTCGCACAGCCCCCAGACGTACCGGGAGGCCGAGGGGCTCGGGGTGGACCTCATGCTCTCCGGGCACACCCACGGGGGGCAGTTCTGCCTGCCCGGCGGGCGCGCGCTCATCACTCACTGCCCCGCCCCCCGCGCCCTCGTCGCCGGCGACTGGACCTACGGGCGGATGCGCGGCTACACCTCGCGCGGGACGGGCGCCGGTTGCGTGCCGCTACGCCTCAACTGCCCAGCCGAAGTCACCCTGCACACCCTCACCCGCCACGCCTGA
- a CDS encoding SMP-30/gluconolactonase/LRE family protein: protein MKTHHATMLHPRAKQHGEGACWWAARRQLIWVDILACEVHLYDPAQDEDRMWSVPCQVGFAHPTETGDLILGTREGIARLDLRGNEITFLVDPEAHLKDTRFNEGKPGPDGRLFAGSMSDDKVSPLGSLWLIEKDLSARQLLDNVAISNGLCWSHDEQTMYYIDSPTRRVEAFDYDAATGSLKNRRTVVEVPDGLGKPDGMTIDVEGNLWVALYGGGMVACYDPIKGKMIERVLAPCPGVTCPTFGGPGLETLYFTTSRLNSEQLAPKEATAAGHIFAAEPGVQGCRGTVFGG, encoded by the coding sequence ATGAAAACGCATCACGCGACGATGCTCCACCCCCGCGCCAAGCAGCACGGAGAGGGAGCCTGCTGGTGGGCCGCCCGCCGACAGCTCATCTGGGTGGACATCCTGGCCTGCGAGGTCCACCTCTACGACCCGGCCCAGGACGAAGACCGGATGTGGAGCGTCCCCTGCCAGGTGGGTTTCGCCCATCCCACCGAGACCGGCGACCTCATCCTCGGCACCCGCGAGGGCATCGCCCGGCTCGACCTGCGCGGTAACGAGATCACCTTTCTCGTCGATCCCGAAGCCCACCTCAAGGACACGCGCTTCAACGAGGGCAAACCCGGACCGGACGGACGGCTTTTTGCCGGATCCATGAGCGACGACAAGGTCTCTCCGCTGGGCAGCCTCTGGCTGATCGAGAAAGACCTCAGCGCCCGCCAGTTGCTGGATAACGTGGCCATCTCCAACGGCCTGTGCTGGTCCCACGACGAACAGACCATGTACTACATCGACTCGCCCACCCGCCGCGTCGAGGCCTTTGACTACGACGCGGCCACCGGCAGCCTGAAAAACCGACGCACCGTGGTCGAAGTCCCCGACGGCCTCGGCAAGCCCGACGGCATGACCATCGACGTCGAGGGCAACCTCTGGGTCGCCCTCTACGGTGGAGGGATGGTCGCCTGCTACGACCCGATCAAGGGGAAGATGATCGAGCGGGTGCTCGCCCCCTGCCCCGGCGTGACCTGCCCCACCTTCGGAGGCCCCGGCCTGGAGACACTTTACTTCACCACCTCCCGCCTGAACAGCGAGCAGCTAGCCCCCAAGGAAGCCACCGCTGCCGGACATATCTTCGCCGCCGAACCCGGTGTCCAGGGTTGCCGGGGCACTGTCTTCGGCGGATAA
- a CDS encoding DeoR/GlpR family DNA-binding transcription regulator: MTNKQRLDLIEKYIREHKYADLHTLAEKFDISLSTVRRALNDLEAANIICRHHGGASLVEEDANSSGYDFITQDNRHTEQKHAIARKMAQLIEPGATVMLDGGTTTYTVARALVEKRLVVITNSLPIAALFGEVGSSETIVTGGTVYSRLGILYGPACEQAINRVHVDIAVCGCAGLTPEGIWNNNSFLASFQQHMLNVCDKLYFVMDSSKLGKRALSLVTELSDKYTLITDREPPPEIAGPAAEAGTEIIVAPPAKIEP; this comes from the coding sequence ATGACCAATAAACAACGACTGGACCTGATCGAGAAGTATATCCGCGAACACAAGTACGCGGACCTTCACACGCTGGCCGAAAAATTCGACATCAGCCTGTCCACCGTCCGACGCGCACTCAACGATCTGGAGGCGGCCAACATCATCTGCCGCCATCACGGCGGGGCCAGCCTCGTCGAAGAGGATGCGAACAGCTCCGGCTACGACTTCATCACACAGGATAACCGCCACACGGAACAAAAACACGCCATCGCCCGCAAGATGGCCCAGTTGATCGAGCCAGGCGCGACCGTCATGCTCGACGGCGGCACCACCACCTATACCGTAGCCCGCGCCCTGGTGGAAAAACGCCTCGTGGTCATTACCAACTCCCTGCCCATCGCCGCCCTCTTCGGCGAAGTCGGCTCCTCCGAGACCATTGTCACCGGCGGCACGGTTTACTCCCGGCTGGGCATTCTCTACGGCCCGGCCTGCGAGCAGGCCATCAACCGAGTCCACGTCGATATCGCCGTGTGCGGCTGCGCCGGACTGACCCCCGAGGGCATCTGGAACAACAACTCGTTCCTCGCCTCCTTTCAGCAGCACATGCTCAACGTGTGCGACAAGCTTTACTTCGTCATGGACAGCTCGAAGCTCGGCAAGCGCGCCCTGAGCCTCGTCACCGAGCTGTCGGACAAGTACACCCTTATCACCGACCGGGAGCCGCCCCCCGAGATCGCCGGCCCCGCCGCCGAGGCCGGCACCGAGATCATCGTCGCCCCTCCCGCCAAAATCGAACCCTGA
- a CDS encoding sugar porter family MFS transporter, with protein MSELSPAQPTIPDHLRAIVNEVEETLKDVAIKPLSSFFVGTVAAMSGVLFGFDASIAAAVGGSVNTFFGLESAPLLQGLWVAAVPLGALIGALFGGKVSDRFGRKKGLIFNAFLFIAGIALAAVSPGFWVFVVARLMMGLAIGNSAVITPMYMAEVAPPESRGRILFMYQLSIVVGILFSFLVGVAVDASIKDTALNWRVMLAIGLIPAFIFLFGMFKMPQSPRWLIENQFLREAHHVLMRMMGREEARSTFCDIHEAAARKTSVNLKACFGKLILPVMLLGFFLQFFQQSTGINADMYFGPQIFSQGGFSASAAMWAQVAMGLVNLIATVVSIFLVDKLGRRKLMFIGVSGIIIMLGAQSYLFHRYEKFQQTAPAESRAVTTTDNAGQRPVLPNAGSAVTHEQTTDHREIALAIASSRNVSQAMHAAVEGKSVSVPADAQASAPTSPAGVTTPALPATPGKPPAITYWIFASILLYIVFFAISAGPLCWLMISEIFPIRFRGIGMSIAVAANWLVDYFVSQLFPVMKDGLGMSFTFLIYAAFTAVGLALAIRFLPETRGVPLEKIEENIYAGKPLRRIGL; from the coding sequence ATGAGTGAACTCTCCCCTGCCCAGCCAACTATCCCCGATCATCTCCGTGCCATCGTGAACGAGGTGGAGGAAACCCTCAAAGATGTCGCCATCAAACCGCTGAGCAGCTTTTTCGTCGGCACGGTCGCGGCCATGTCGGGGGTGCTGTTCGGGTTCGACGCCTCCATCGCGGCGGCGGTCGGAGGCTCGGTCAACACCTTCTTCGGCCTGGAGTCCGCCCCCCTGCTTCAGGGACTGTGGGTCGCCGCCGTCCCGCTGGGCGCATTGATCGGCGCGCTCTTTGGCGGCAAGGTTTCGGACCGCTTCGGGCGTAAAAAAGGCCTCATCTTCAACGCCTTTCTCTTCATCGCCGGGATCGCTCTGGCGGCGGTTTCGCCCGGTTTCTGGGTCTTCGTGGTTGCCCGCCTGATGATGGGGCTGGCCATTGGTAACTCCGCCGTCATCACCCCGATGTACATGGCCGAGGTCGCCCCGCCGGAATCACGCGGGCGCATCCTGTTCATGTACCAGCTCTCCATTGTGGTCGGGATCCTGTTTTCCTTTCTGGTCGGCGTGGCGGTGGACGCCTCGATCAAGGACACCGCCCTCAACTGGCGCGTCATGCTGGCTATCGGGCTGATCCCGGCCTTCATCTTTCTCTTCGGCATGTTCAAGATGCCCCAGAGCCCACGCTGGCTGATTGAGAACCAGTTCCTGCGCGAAGCCCACCACGTGCTCATGCGCATGATGGGCCGCGAGGAGGCCCGCTCGACCTTTTGCGACATCCACGAAGCCGCCGCCCGCAAGACGAGCGTCAACCTCAAAGCCTGCTTCGGCAAGCTGATCCTGCCGGTCATGCTGCTGGGCTTTTTTCTGCAATTTTTCCAGCAGTCCACCGGCATCAACGCCGACATGTACTTCGGCCCGCAGATCTTCAGCCAGGGCGGGTTCAGCGCCTCGGCTGCCATGTGGGCGCAGGTAGCGATGGGCCTGGTCAACCTCATCGCCACTGTCGTCTCGATCTTCCTCGTGGACAAGCTTGGACGCCGCAAGCTGATGTTCATCGGCGTGAGCGGTATCATCATCATGCTCGGGGCGCAGTCGTACCTGTTCCACCGGTATGAGAAGTTCCAGCAGACCGCGCCCGCCGAGTCCCGCGCCGTCACCACCACCGACAACGCCGGGCAGCGCCCCGTCCTTCCCAACGCCGGGTCAGCCGTTACCCATGAGCAGACGACCGACCACCGGGAGATCGCTCTGGCCATTGCCAGTTCGCGGAACGTTTCCCAGGCCATGCACGCGGCGGTCGAGGGCAAGTCGGTTTCCGTCCCCGCGGACGCCCAGGCCTCAGCCCCCACTTCACCGGCCGGGGTGACCACCCCGGCCCTGCCCGCGACTCCCGGCAAGCCTCCGGCGATCACGTACTGGATTTTCGCCAGCATCCTGCTCTACATCGTATTCTTCGCCATCAGCGCCGGGCCGCTGTGCTGGCTCATGATCAGCGAGATCTTCCCCATCCGCTTCCGCGGGATCGGGATGTCCATCGCCGTCGCCGCCAACTGGCTGGTGGACTACTTCGTCAGCCAGCTTTTCCCGGTCATGAAGGACGGCCTGGGTATGTCCTTCACCTTCCTCATCTACGCCGCCTTTACCGCTGTCGGCCTCGCGCTGGCCATCCGCTTCCTCCCCGAAACCCGCGGCGTGCCGCTGGAAAAAATCGAGGAAAACATCTACGCCGGAAAGCCCCTGCGCAGGATCGGACTCTGA
- the ribH gene encoding 6,7-dimethyl-8-ribityllumazine synthase yields the protein MSFHAPEPLKIDGSELYFGIVAARYNGAYVDALIERVSAVLKEAGVPRANVRLERVPGSNEIPYLATMMAATRQYDCIIALGVIIRGGTAHDEVIAHSTASILHRVAMQTECPVINGILTVNNTEQAEERVNGHADRGGEFARAALEMARHKVNYVQLLDEIDAEAAADDINDLFNKN from the coding sequence ATGTCTTTCCACGCACCAGAACCTTTGAAAATCGACGGCTCGGAGCTGTACTTCGGCATCGTTGCGGCCCGCTACAACGGCGCGTATGTCGATGCCCTGATCGAGCGCGTCTCCGCCGTCCTCAAGGAGGCCGGTGTGCCCCGGGCCAATGTCCGCCTGGAGCGCGTCCCCGGCTCGAACGAGATCCCGTACCTGGCGACCATGATGGCCGCCACCCGGCAGTACGACTGCATCATCGCCCTGGGGGTGATCATCCGCGGGGGCACCGCGCACGACGAGGTCATCGCCCACAGCACGGCCTCCATCCTGCACCGCGTGGCCATGCAGACCGAGTGCCCGGTTATCAACGGCATCCTCACCGTCAACAACACCGAGCAGGCTGAGGAGCGCGTCAACGGCCACGCCGACCGTGGAGGCGAGTTTGCCCGCGCCGCGCTGGAAATGGCCCGCCACAAGGTGAACTACGTGCAGCTTTTGGACGAGATTGACGCCGAGGCCGCCGCCGACGACATCAACGACCTTTTCAACAAGAACTGA
- the nusB gene encoding transcription antitermination factor NusB yields the protein MPEYEQAPGEDALQRPPRPDGQADSKPSKPAKAPSPRHLNRVAAMQFLYMAEINQPEGLSEALYDFFNNRDHPRDYYAFGETLASGAWEKREEVDKTIREHARNWSFDRIAKVDLAILRLAIYELHFRRDIPPIVSINEAIDLSKEFSTPDAKRFINGILDKLKGTLDRPLRTADV from the coding sequence ATGCCCGAGTACGAACAAGCCCCCGGCGAAGACGCCCTCCAGCGCCCGCCCCGGCCCGACGGTCAGGCCGATTCCAAGCCCTCAAAGCCCGCCAAGGCTCCCTCTCCCCGGCACCTGAACCGTGTCGCCGCCATGCAGTTCCTCTACATGGCCGAGATCAACCAACCCGAGGGGTTGAGCGAGGCGCTTTACGACTTTTTCAACAACCGCGACCACCCGCGCGACTACTACGCCTTTGGCGAAACCCTGGCCAGCGGCGCGTGGGAAAAGCGCGAGGAGGTGGACAAAACGATCCGCGAGCACGCCCGTAACTGGTCCTTCGACCGTATCGCCAAGGTGGACCTCGCCATCCTCCGTCTGGCCATCTACGAACTGCATTTCCGCCGGGACATCCCGCCCATCGTCTCCATCAACGAGGCCATTGACCTCTCCAAGGAGTTCTCCACCCCCGACGCCAAGCGCTTTATCAACGGCATCCTCGACAAGCTCAAGGGCACCCTCGATCGACCGCTAAGAACGGCGGATGTCTGA
- the ribB gene encoding 3,4-dihydroxy-2-butanone-4-phosphate synthase, translating to MPKKATNPFDPIEEAIAAIAAGEPVIVTDDESRENEGDLIVAGQKATPEIINMMIREARGLVCVPMADHQLQRLGIQAMVAVNRESHGTNFTVSVDAAEGITTGIGAYDRYKTISILADPKATPDQLVQPGHIFPLGARPGGVLQRAGHTEAAVDLVTLAGLFPVGVICEILKEDGSSARLPDLIKFKKKHGLKLVSIADLIHYRHKRDKLVRRVATLPFESEFGQFDLHVFQSQSDHRKHIALSRGQLDERPTLVRVHSENILGDLFRGKKMTGHSSLTKALKRVAQEGHGVVLYMEQPDGGLNLQPGEDGAARLAPAKMDFRDYGIGAQILSELGLRKIRLLSGTQRRVVALDGYDLEIVEQIPL from the coding sequence ATGCCGAAGAAAGCCACAAATCCCTTTGATCCGATCGAGGAAGCCATTGCCGCCATCGCGGCGGGCGAACCGGTGATCGTGACCGATGACGAGTCCCGCGAAAACGAGGGTGACCTGATCGTAGCCGGTCAGAAGGCCACCCCCGAGATCATTAACATGATGATCCGTGAGGCGCGGGGCCTGGTCTGCGTGCCGATGGCCGACCACCAGCTCCAGCGGCTGGGGATTCAGGCGATGGTCGCCGTCAACCGCGAGTCGCACGGGACGAACTTCACCGTCTCGGTCGATGCCGCCGAGGGCATCACGACCGGCATCGGGGCCTACGACCGCTACAAAACGATCAGCATCCTGGCCGACCCGAAGGCCACTCCCGACCAACTCGTGCAGCCGGGGCACATCTTTCCGCTTGGCGCAAGGCCGGGCGGTGTCCTTCAGCGGGCCGGACACACCGAGGCCGCCGTCGATCTGGTCACGCTGGCGGGACTTTTTCCGGTTGGCGTCATTTGCGAGATTTTAAAGGAGGACGGCTCTTCGGCCCGCCTGCCGGACCTGATCAAGTTCAAGAAAAAGCACGGCCTCAAGCTGGTTTCCATCGCCGACCTGATCCACTACCGCCACAAGCGTGACAAGCTCGTGCGCCGCGTGGCCACGTTGCCCTTTGAGTCGGAGTTCGGTCAGTTCGACCTGCACGTTTTCCAGAGCCAGTCCGACCACCGCAAGCACATCGCCCTCTCGCGGGGCCAGCTCGACGAACGCCCGACGCTTGTGCGCGTGCACAGCGAGAACATCCTCGGTGACCTCTTCCGGGGCAAAAAAATGACCGGCCACTCCTCGCTGACCAAGGCGCTCAAGCGCGTGGCTCAGGAGGGGCACGGGGTCGTGCTCTACATGGAGCAACCGGACGGCGGGCTCAACCTCCAGCCCGGCGAGGACGGGGCCGCCCGGCTCGCCCCGGCCAAGATGGACTTCCGCGACTATGGGATCGGGGCGCAGATCCTCTCAGAGCTGGGCCTGCGCAAGATCCGCCTGCTCTCCGGGACACAGCGCCGTGTCGTTGCCCTCGATGGCTACGACCTGGAAATTGTCGAGCAGATCCCGCTCTGA
- a CDS encoding rhamnulokinase, which produces MSKIHAAAIDLGATSGRVIVGTWTGEALELTEVHRFPNAFHRLNDNDYWDIGALFSQVRKGLTEAKRLFPDLASCGVDTWGVDHVLLDKDGRLAFPMHAYRDQRTEPLRKRLIDSGDDRKLYDWTGLPPINYNTALQLGETLSAFPALKQMVSRVLLLPDYFNYLLSGKMCNEVSIASTGQLLDINGVAFSGETLNYFGIPAEWFDGPARSGIKLGKVRDIEGLEDVETILVPGHDTSCAFEAIPKSGNDIFISAGTWLLTGGLTAQPAKGEEAYKLGVSNERDGLGGYRPNKILLGLWLLEQLSIKFPDRPTSGAEWDALADKAADLPSPGTLIDCTDESLFNPDDMRAAIDANLRRQGGTPPATLPEYMRLICDSLARSVANTVRQFGQMTGESFDNIAIVGGGSKNQLLCQRIADATGLPVTSYSLEGTSVGNIGYQLLGLGAIENLDIFRAVIARRINKHVYRPAVAGA; this is translated from the coding sequence ATGAGCAAAATACACGCCGCCGCCATCGACCTTGGAGCCACCAGCGGGCGCGTCATCGTCGGAACCTGGACCGGCGAGGCCCTTGAGCTGACCGAAGTCCACCGCTTTCCCAACGCCTTTCACCGCCTCAACGACAACGACTACTGGGACATCGGAGCCCTCTTTTCGCAGGTCCGCAAGGGGCTGACGGAAGCCAAACGCCTTTTCCCCGATCTCGCCTCCTGCGGGGTGGACACCTGGGGCGTGGACCATGTCCTGCTGGACAAGGACGGGCGCCTGGCCTTCCCGATGCACGCCTACCGCGACCAGCGCACCGAGCCCTTGCGCAAGCGCCTGATCGACTCCGGCGATGACCGCAAACTCTACGACTGGACTGGCCTGCCGCCCATTAACTACAACACCGCCCTCCAGCTCGGCGAGACCCTCAGCGCCTTTCCCGCGCTCAAGCAGATGGTCAGCCGCGTGCTCCTGCTGCCGGACTACTTCAACTACCTGCTCTCGGGCAAGATGTGCAACGAGGTCTCTATCGCCAGCACCGGGCAGCTTCTGGACATCAACGGCGTGGCTTTCTCCGGGGAAACGCTGAACTACTTCGGTATCCCCGCCGAGTGGTTCGATGGCCCGGCCCGCTCTGGCATCAAGCTGGGCAAGGTCCGCGACATCGAGGGACTCGAAGATGTGGAAACGATCCTCGTCCCCGGCCACGACACCTCCTGTGCCTTTGAGGCCATTCCCAAGAGCGGGAACGACATCTTTATCTCCGCCGGAACCTGGCTGCTCACCGGCGGCCTGACCGCCCAGCCCGCCAAGGGCGAGGAAGCCTACAAGCTCGGCGTCAGCAACGAGCGCGACGGCCTCGGCGGCTACCGCCCGAATAAGATCCTCCTCGGCCTCTGGCTGCTCGAACAGCTCTCCATCAAGTTCCCTGACCGGCCCACCAGCGGAGCCGAGTGGGACGCGCTGGCCGACAAGGCCGCCGACCTCCCCAGCCCCGGGACCCTCATCGACTGTACGGACGAATCGCTTTTCAACCCGGACGACATGCGCGCCGCCATCGACGCCAACCTGCGCCGCCAGGGCGGCACCCCGCCCGCGACCCTGCCCGAGTACATGCGCCTGATCTGCGACTCGCTGGCCCGCTCCGTCGCCAACACCGTCCGCCAGTTCGGCCAAATGACCGGCGAATCTTTTGACAACATCGCCATCGTCGGCGGCGGTTCCAAGAACCAGCTCCTTTGCCAGCGCATCGCCGACGCCACCGGCCTGCCCGTCACCAGCTACAGCCTGGAAGGAACCTCCGTGGGCAACATCGGCTATCAGCTTCTCGGCCTGGGCGCGATTGAGAACCTCGACATCTTCCGCGCCGTCATCGCCCGCCGTATCAACAAACACGTCTATCGCCCGGCCGTGGCTGGCGCATAA
- a CDS encoding VOC family protein produces MNLRHILETCLYAEDLEAAEAFYNRLLASEPHAREPGKYIFYRLDGAMLLIFNPHESARNDEVPTHGTTGPGHTCFRVDPADIPGWKDRLRALGIPLEMEHVWREGVHSLYFRDPAGNSLEIAPWRLWGSGLT; encoded by the coding sequence GTGAACCTGCGTCACATTCTTGAGACCTGCCTCTACGCCGAAGACCTGGAGGCAGCCGAGGCGTTCTACAACCGCCTGCTCGCAAGCGAACCCCACGCGCGCGAACCGGGTAAGTACATCTTCTACCGGCTCGACGGGGCCATGCTGCTGATCTTCAATCCGCACGAGTCGGCCCGCAACGACGAGGTGCCCACCCACGGTACCACCGGCCCCGGCCATACCTGCTTCCGGGTCGATCCCGCCGACATACCCGGCTGGAAAGACCGCCTGAGAGCATTGGGAATCCCGCTCGAAATGGAACACGTCTGGCGTGAGGGCGTCCACTCGCTCTACTTCCGCGACCCAGCCGGAAACAGCCTCGAAATCGCCCCCTGGCGGCTCTGGGGTAGTGGGTTGACCTGA
- a CDS encoding fucose isomerase yields MAKKTPAKTVLLVASGDLRLSANQNCWPEQEKMENELKKVVSLLGYSVKRAHSFKKDEGHGFIGSQREGMEIFAKIDRKAPIIVAEAVWQYSHHVLAGLISHQGPILTVANWSGTWPGLVGMLNLNGSLTKAGVKYSTLWSEDFQTDKSFQKNLETWLKTGTVSHPTAQVRKYAPKKAPARAKSVAEKIAKDLDQNKAIMGVFDEFCMGMYNATIPDELLFSTGVYKERLSQSALLYGMSQVSNAEAEEVYNFIEKKGFNFHFGKDGKTELVKKQVIEQCKMYVAACRIGDAFGCDALGIQYQQGLKDMCPASDLVEGMLNSTDRPPVKNAKGEIIKKGQPYPHFNEVDECCGLDAIFTNRVHLALGQPPETTLHDLRWGDWDKSGSTDEYVWVFLISGGAPIEHHTGGWKGSHGYRQPAMYFPAGGSTLMGVAHPGELVWSRIYVEDGKLKMDVGRGKAIELPEEETRRRLEETTPQWPIMHFVSYGVSRDQMMARHKANHLNVAYAKDGKAADLCLYAKAELARQLGIEVSICGTNDKGEKL; encoded by the coding sequence ATGGCTAAAAAAACCCCCGCAAAAACCGTCCTGCTCGTTGCCAGTGGCGACCTCCGCCTCTCGGCCAACCAAAACTGCTGGCCCGAACAGGAAAAGATGGAAAACGAACTCAAGAAGGTCGTCTCGCTCCTGGGCTACTCCGTCAAGCGCGCCCACTCCTTTAAGAAGGACGAAGGGCATGGCTTCATCGGCAGCCAGAGAGAGGGCATGGAGATCTTCGCCAAGATCGACCGCAAGGCCCCCATCATCGTGGCCGAAGCCGTCTGGCAATACTCCCACCACGTGCTCGCCGGACTGATCTCCCACCAGGGGCCGATCCTCACCGTGGCCAACTGGAGCGGCACCTGGCCGGGCCTCGTCGGCATGCTCAACCTCAACGGCTCCCTGACCAAGGCCGGAGTCAAGTACTCGACCCTGTGGAGCGAAGACTTCCAGACCGACAAATCCTTCCAGAAGAATCTCGAAACCTGGCTCAAGACCGGCACCGTCTCCCACCCGACCGCACAGGTGCGCAAGTACGCCCCGAAAAAGGCCCCCGCCCGCGCCAAGTCCGTGGCTGAAAAAATCGCCAAGGATCTCGACCAGAACAAGGCCATCATGGGCGTGTTCGACGAGTTCTGTATGGGCATGTACAACGCCACCATCCCGGACGAACTGCTCTTCTCCACCGGCGTGTACAAGGAGCGCCTCAGCCAGAGCGCCCTGCTCTACGGCATGAGCCAGGTCTCCAACGCCGAGGCCGAGGAGGTTTACAACTTCATCGAAAAGAAGGGCTTCAACTTCCACTTCGGCAAGGACGGCAAGACCGAACTGGTCAAGAAGCAGGTCATCGAACAGTGCAAGATGTACGTGGCCGCCTGCCGCATCGGCGACGCCTTTGGCTGCGATGCCCTCGGCATCCAGTATCAGCAGGGCCTCAAGGACATGTGCCCGGCCTCCGATCTGGTCGAAGGCATGCTCAATAGCACCGACCGCCCCCCCGTCAAGAACGCCAAGGGCGAGATCATCAAGAAGGGCCAGCCCTACCCCCACTTCAACGAAGTGGACGAGTGCTGCGGCCTCGACGCGATCTTCACCAACCGCGTGCACCTCGCCCTCGGCCAGCCGCCCGAAACCACCCTGCACGACTTGCGCTGGGGTGACTGGGACAAGTCCGGCTCGACCGACGAGTACGTCTGGGTCTTTCTCATCTCCGGCGGCGCCCCCATCGAGCACCACACCGGCGGCTGGAAGGGCAGCCACGGCTACCGTCAGCCCGCCATGTATTTCCCGGCCGGCGGCAGCACGCTCATGGGCGTAGCCCATCCGGGCGAGTTGGTCTGGAGCCGTATCTACGTCGAGGACGGCAAGCTCAAGATGGACGTCGGCCGCGGCAAGGCGATCGAACTGCCCGAAGAGGAAACCCGTCGCCGCCTGGAAGAAACCACCCCGCAGTGGCCGATCATGCACTTCGTCAGCTACGGTGTCAGCCGCGACCAGATGATGGCCCGCCACAAGGCCAACCACCTCAATGTCGCCTACGCCAAGGACGGCAAGGCCGCCGACCTGTGCCTCTACGCCAAGGCCGAACTCGCCCGCCAGCTCGGGATCGAAGTCTCCATCTGCGGAACCAACGACAAGGGCGAAAAGCTCTAG